Proteins found in one Pongo pygmaeus isolate AG05252 chromosome 8, NHGRI_mPonPyg2-v2.0_pri, whole genome shotgun sequence genomic segment:
- the C8H10orf105 gene encoding uncharacterized protein C10orf105 homolog: MSTEGPSLAGSPANSPLAFLSVPITPGTLAEATDPLPMLIALACIFLLLATCLLFMMLCKPAALDPRRRRARECMPHHPGSPSEPQLRLWKRLGSLRLSLHSFRRGRPTVPRRPLPSPDDNRGHCDYTESTKM; the protein is encoded by the coding sequence ATGAGCACAGAGGGCCCCAGCCTCGCCGGCTCCCCAGCCAACAGCCCCCTCGCCTTTCTCTCAGTTCCCATCACTCCCGGGACCCTTGCAGAGGCAACCGACCCCCTCCCCATGCTCATTGCCCTGGCCTGCATCTTCCTCCTGCTGGCCACCTGTCTGCTGTTCATGATGCTCTGCAAGCCGGCCGCGCTGGACCCGAGGCGCCGCAGGGCTCGCGAGTGCATGCCCCACCACCCCGGGAGCCCCAGTGAGCCCCAGCTCCGGCTCTGGAAGCGCCTGGGCTCCCTGCGCCTCTCCCTGCACAGCTTCCGCCGTGGCCGGCCCACCGTCCCTCGACGGCCCCTACCGAGCCCTGACGACAACCGCGGCCACTGTGACTACACGGAATCTACCAAGATGTGA